DNA sequence from the Staphylococcus epidermidis genome:
TATTACCAATTTTAAATAATACAGTATTAGGTGTTAAAAATATCGATAAAAATGTCATTCAAGCTGGTCAAAGTATGGGAATGACTAAATTTCAATTAATGAAAGATGTAGAAATGCCTTTAGCTTTACCACTTATTATTAGTGGTATTCGTCTATCAAGTGTATACGTCATTAGTTGGGCAACACTCGCAAGTTATGTAGGTGCAGGTGGACTTGGGGATCTTGTATTTAATGGATTAAATCTCTATCAACCACCTATGATTATTAGTGCAGCGATTGTTGTTACTTTATTAGCATTAGTTATTGACTTTATACTTTCATTAGTTGAAAAATGGGTTGTACCTAAAGGATTAAAAGTATCTAGATAAATGGGAGGAATTGACATTGAAGAAGTATCTTAACTATACACTGATTCTGATTGCATTATCTCTCATCGTGTTATCTGGATGCAGTTTACCAGGCTTAGGTGATGGAAATGCTAAAGATGATGTGAAAATTACAACGACTGAAACAAGTGAAACTAAGATTATAGGTCATATGGAAAAATTATTAATTGAACATGAAACTGATGGAAAAATCAAACCGACGTTAATTGGTAACCTAGGGTCTAGCATTATTCAACATAATGCGTTACAACGTGGAGATGCAAATATGTCAGCGGTACGTTACACAGGTACTGAATTGACGAGTGTATTAGCAGCTAAACCTACTAAAGATCCTGATAAGGCCATGTCTGAAACACAACGCTTATTTAAAAAGAAATATGATGAAAAGTATTATCATTCACTTGGGTTTGCGAATACATACGCATTCATGGTGACAAAAGAAACGGCTAAAAAGTATCACTTAAAAAAAGTATCAGACTTAGAGAAATATAAAGATGAACTACGTCTTGGAATGGATACCCAATGGATGAACCGTGCAGGTGATGGATATCCTGCTTTTGTTAAAGATTATGGATTTAAATTTGATAGTGCGCGTCCAATGCAAATTGGTTTAGTATATGATGCATTAAAAAATAATAAATTAGATGTAGCAGTTGGGTATTCAACAGATGGACGTATTGCAGCTTATGATTTGAAAATATTGGAAGATGATCGCAAATTCTTCCCGCCTTATGACGGTAGTCCACTTGCAAATGAACAATTAATAAAGGATAATCCAGAAATCGATAAGGCACTAAAAAAATTAGAAGGTAAAATCTCAACAGAAGAAATGCAGAAGTTAAATTATGAAGCGGATGGAAAAGGTAAGGAACCTGCAGTGATAGCTGAAGAATATTTAAAGAAACATCATTACTTTGAAGAAAAGAAAGGTGGTCATAAGTAATGAAAGGTAATTTGTTACATTCAATCATCGAATATTACTCACTGAACTGGGCCTTTCTTCTAGAACTGTTCTTCAAACATCTATTAATGTCGGTATATGGTGTGTTGTTTGCATGTATAATTGGAATTCCTATTGGTATTTTCATAGCCAAGTATAAACGTTTATCGTGGCCGGTAATTACAATTGCAAATATTATACAAACTGTTCCAGCAATCGC
Encoded proteins:
- a CDS encoding ABC transporter permease, with the translated sequence MKAFLQEYGSQLLSKAVEHFYISMFALLLAIVVAVPLGILLSKTQRTANVVLTVAGVLQTIPTLAVLAIMIPIFGVGKTPAIVALFIYVLLPILNNTVLGVKNIDKNVIQAGQSMGMTKFQLMKDVEMPLALPLIISGIRLSSVYVISWATLASYVGAGGLGDLVFNGLNLYQPPMIISAAIVVTLLALVIDFILSLVEKWVVPKGLKVSR
- a CDS encoding osmoprotectant ABC transporter substrate-binding protein → MKKYLNYTLILIALSLIVLSGCSLPGLGDGNAKDDVKITTTETSETKIIGHMEKLLIEHETDGKIKPTLIGNLGSSIIQHNALQRGDANMSAVRYTGTELTSVLAAKPTKDPDKAMSETQRLFKKKYDEKYYHSLGFANTYAFMVTKETAKKYHLKKVSDLEKYKDELRLGMDTQWMNRAGDGYPAFVKDYGFKFDSARPMQIGLVYDALKNNKLDVAVGYSTDGRIAAYDLKILEDDRKFFPPYDGSPLANEQLIKDNPEIDKALKKLEGKISTEEMQKLNYEADGKGKEPAVIAEEYLKKHHYFEEKKGGHK